The following coding sequences lie in one Oryctolagus cuniculus chromosome 7, mOryCun1.1, whole genome shotgun sequence genomic window:
- the C7H1orf232 gene encoding uncharacterized protein C1orf232 homolog isoform X2, which translates to MRKQAASQRGTGRQNPAIVESEQAEPSEEAFNAMSQLARRVQGVGVKGWLTMSSLFNKEDEDKLLPPEPSADHPLAALAPSQAAAEPRGPGFWDAFASRWQQQQAAAASMLRGAEPTREPEPEPGDEATEEAVERPEPQEADPAAGFKWGFLTHKLAEMRVKAAPKGD; encoded by the exons AGGCAGAACCCAGCAATAGTGGAGTCTGAGCAGGCAGAACCGAGCGAGGAGGCCTTCAACGCCATGTCACAGCTGGCTCGTCGG gtccagggggtgggggtgaaagGCTGGCTGACCATGTCATCTCTGTTTAACAAAGAAGACGAGGACAAGCTGCTGCCACCGGAGCCCAGTGCCGACCA CCCCCtggcggcgctggccccctcgcAGGCGGCGGCGGAGCCGCGCGGGCCGGGATTCTGGGACGCGTtcgccagcaggtggcagcagcagcaggcggcCGCGGCGTCCATGCTGCGCGGCGCCGAACCCACCCGGGAGCCGGAGCCCGAACCCGGGGACGAGGCGACGGAGGAAGCCGTCGAGCGCCCCGAGCCGCAAGAGGCCGACCCCGCGGCCGGCTTCAAGTGGGGCTTTCTCACCCACAAGCTGGCCGAGATGAGGGTCAAGGCCGCGCCCAAGGGCGACTAG
- the FAM110D gene encoding protein FAM110D isoform X1, with protein sequence MGWCRRCPMALTLPFIYRPRDVPADCSWLLGQSRTSSGLWGTGLPRTAKMLLTPPSATSRARTPSAVERLEADKAKYVKTHQVIARRQEPALRGGPGPLTPHACNELGPPASPRTPRPARRGSGRRQPRPDSLVFYRQKRDCKASVNKENAKGQGLVRRLFLGSPRDAAPSSPGPAERPAAPGGWTAPQTAPEAAGKRALCPTCSLPLSEKERFFNYCGLERALVEVLGAERFSPQSWGADAGPQSGTSPPPGSGDASDWTSSDGGADGPDGAGGGGGGGAGSEAAGSARDGRPAVSVVERNARVIQWLYGCQRARGSPRESEV encoded by the coding sequence GCCCCGGGACGTCCCAGCCgactgctcctggctcctgggccagtCACGCACCTCCAGCGGCTTATGGGGCACTGGCCTGCCCCGCACTGCTAAGATGCTCCTGACCCCTCCCTCCGCCACCTCCAGGGCACGAACCCCCAGCGCTGTGGAGAGACTAGAGGCCGACAAAGCCAAGTATGTCAAGACGCACCAGGTGATAGCAAGGCGGCAGGAGCCAGCCCTGCGCGGAGGGCCCGGGCCGCTCACGCCGCACGCCTGCAACGAGCTGGGGCCTCCAGCCTCGCCCAGGACGCCCAGGCCCGCCCGCCGGGGCAGTGGCAGGCGGCAGCCGAGGCCCGACTCGCTCGTCTTCTACCGCCAGAAGCGGGACTGCAAGGCTTCGGTGAACAAAGAAAACGCCAAGGGCCAGGGGCTGGTGCGCCGCCTCTTCTTGGGCTCCCCCCGGGACgctgcccccagcagccctggccccgcAGAGCGACCTGCGGCTCCCGGGGGTTGGACCGCACCCCAAACTGCCCCAGAAGCGGCGGGGAAGCGGGCGCTGTGCCCCACGTGCTCGCTGCCCCTCTCGGAAAAGGAGCGCTTCTTCAACTACTGCGGCCTGGAACGCGCGCTCGTGGAGGTGCTGGGCGCCGAGCGCTTCTCCCCTCAGAGCTGGGGCGCCGATGCCGGCCCCCAGTCGGGAACCTCGCCGCCGCCCGGCTCTGGGGACGCCAGCGACTGGACATCCAGCGACGGGGGCGCCGACGGCCCGgacggcgcgggcggcggcgggggcggcggcgctgGCTCGGAGGCGGCGGGCTCGGCGCGGGACGGGCGCCCTGCGGTGTCTGTGGTGGAACGCAACGCGCGCGTCATCCAGTGGCTGTACGGCTGCCAGCGCGCCCGCGGCTCGCCGCGCGAGTCCGAGGTGTGA
- the FAM110D gene encoding protein FAM110D isoform X2 encodes MPRDVPADCSWLLGQSRTSSGLWGTGLPRTAKMLLTPPSATSRARTPSAVERLEADKAKYVKTHQVIARRQEPALRGGPGPLTPHACNELGPPASPRTPRPARRGSGRRQPRPDSLVFYRQKRDCKASVNKENAKGQGLVRRLFLGSPRDAAPSSPGPAERPAAPGGWTAPQTAPEAAGKRALCPTCSLPLSEKERFFNYCGLERALVEVLGAERFSPQSWGADAGPQSGTSPPPGSGDASDWTSSDGGADGPDGAGGGGGGGAGSEAAGSARDGRPAVSVVERNARVIQWLYGCQRARGSPRESEV; translated from the coding sequence GCCCCGGGACGTCCCAGCCgactgctcctggctcctgggccagtCACGCACCTCCAGCGGCTTATGGGGCACTGGCCTGCCCCGCACTGCTAAGATGCTCCTGACCCCTCCCTCCGCCACCTCCAGGGCACGAACCCCCAGCGCTGTGGAGAGACTAGAGGCCGACAAAGCCAAGTATGTCAAGACGCACCAGGTGATAGCAAGGCGGCAGGAGCCAGCCCTGCGCGGAGGGCCCGGGCCGCTCACGCCGCACGCCTGCAACGAGCTGGGGCCTCCAGCCTCGCCCAGGACGCCCAGGCCCGCCCGCCGGGGCAGTGGCAGGCGGCAGCCGAGGCCCGACTCGCTCGTCTTCTACCGCCAGAAGCGGGACTGCAAGGCTTCGGTGAACAAAGAAAACGCCAAGGGCCAGGGGCTGGTGCGCCGCCTCTTCTTGGGCTCCCCCCGGGACgctgcccccagcagccctggccccgcAGAGCGACCTGCGGCTCCCGGGGGTTGGACCGCACCCCAAACTGCCCCAGAAGCGGCGGGGAAGCGGGCGCTGTGCCCCACGTGCTCGCTGCCCCTCTCGGAAAAGGAGCGCTTCTTCAACTACTGCGGCCTGGAACGCGCGCTCGTGGAGGTGCTGGGCGCCGAGCGCTTCTCCCCTCAGAGCTGGGGCGCCGATGCCGGCCCCCAGTCGGGAACCTCGCCGCCGCCCGGCTCTGGGGACGCCAGCGACTGGACATCCAGCGACGGGGGCGCCGACGGCCCGgacggcgcgggcggcggcgggggcggcggcgctgGCTCGGAGGCGGCGGGCTCGGCGCGGGACGGGCGCCCTGCGGTGTCTGTGGTGGAACGCAACGCGCGCGTCATCCAGTGGCTGTACGGCTGCCAGCGCGCCCGCGGCTCGCCGCGCGAGTCCGAGGTGTGA
- the FAM110D gene encoding protein FAM110D isoform X3 — MLLTPPSATSRARTPSAVERLEADKAKYVKTHQVIARRQEPALRGGPGPLTPHACNELGPPASPRTPRPARRGSGRRQPRPDSLVFYRQKRDCKASVNKENAKGQGLVRRLFLGSPRDAAPSSPGPAERPAAPGGWTAPQTAPEAAGKRALCPTCSLPLSEKERFFNYCGLERALVEVLGAERFSPQSWGADAGPQSGTSPPPGSGDASDWTSSDGGADGPDGAGGGGGGGAGSEAAGSARDGRPAVSVVERNARVIQWLYGCQRARGSPRESEV, encoded by the coding sequence ATGCTCCTGACCCCTCCCTCCGCCACCTCCAGGGCACGAACCCCCAGCGCTGTGGAGAGACTAGAGGCCGACAAAGCCAAGTATGTCAAGACGCACCAGGTGATAGCAAGGCGGCAGGAGCCAGCCCTGCGCGGAGGGCCCGGGCCGCTCACGCCGCACGCCTGCAACGAGCTGGGGCCTCCAGCCTCGCCCAGGACGCCCAGGCCCGCCCGCCGGGGCAGTGGCAGGCGGCAGCCGAGGCCCGACTCGCTCGTCTTCTACCGCCAGAAGCGGGACTGCAAGGCTTCGGTGAACAAAGAAAACGCCAAGGGCCAGGGGCTGGTGCGCCGCCTCTTCTTGGGCTCCCCCCGGGACgctgcccccagcagccctggccccgcAGAGCGACCTGCGGCTCCCGGGGGTTGGACCGCACCCCAAACTGCCCCAGAAGCGGCGGGGAAGCGGGCGCTGTGCCCCACGTGCTCGCTGCCCCTCTCGGAAAAGGAGCGCTTCTTCAACTACTGCGGCCTGGAACGCGCGCTCGTGGAGGTGCTGGGCGCCGAGCGCTTCTCCCCTCAGAGCTGGGGCGCCGATGCCGGCCCCCAGTCGGGAACCTCGCCGCCGCCCGGCTCTGGGGACGCCAGCGACTGGACATCCAGCGACGGGGGCGCCGACGGCCCGgacggcgcgggcggcggcgggggcggcggcgctgGCTCGGAGGCGGCGGGCTCGGCGCGGGACGGGCGCCCTGCGGTGTCTGTGGTGGAACGCAACGCGCGCGTCATCCAGTGGCTGTACGGCTGCCAGCGCGCCCGCGGCTCGCCGCGCGAGTCCGAGGTGTGA